The Mycobacterium seoulense genomic interval CGTGGTTAAGACTTCGCGGTGAGACGGCACCCGAGCGCTCGATCGCCGCACAAAAAAATCCGCGCGTACCCCTCGGGGACGCGCGGATTTCCCGGCGGCTTCACCGCATTACTGAACCCTGCCTTTGGGAGGCCCAGGCCAGCCGGGAGGACCGGTTGGCTCGGCCCAGTCCCACACCGCCATGTCGCCGGGCGGGTACTGGTTGCACACGTCGGTGGCCTTGGCCACGACGCCCTTGTTGTTGAAGAAGAGCTTCATGTGGTTCGGCCACGCGTACCACAGCGGGTCGTTGTTGAAGAAGTTCTCGGAGTACGTGCGGCGGTCCTCCGGGGACAACGAGTAGAACCAGTGCACCTTGTCGATCGTCGCCTGCTGGACGTT includes:
- a CDS encoding DUF5078 domain-containing protein, producing the protein MSRLNTGLRAGAAFLALGIAATVFPKTAVADSTEDFPIPRRMINTTCDAEQIMAATRDTSPVYYQRYMIDFDNHPNVQQATIDKVHWFYSLSPEDRRTYSENFFNNDPLWYAWPNHMKLFFNNKGVVAKATDVCNQYPPGDMAVWDWAEPTGPPGWPGPPKGRVQ